From the genome of Mesorhizobium japonicum MAFF 303099, one region includes:
- a CDS encoding electron transfer flavoprotein subunit alpha/FixB family protein — MSNANREAPPSAGRAGIKRELPEHFRDYRHVWVFIELERSEVHPVSFELLGEGRKLADKLGIQLAGIVLGPPGDATQHAVAEAFAYGADLVYLVEAPLLADYRNEPFTKAMTDLVNTHKPEILLLGATTLGRDLAGSVATTLLTGLTADCTELDVDVDGSLAATRPTFGGSLLCTIYTLNYRPQMATVRPRVMAMPPRTDKPVGRVIRHKLSMTEEEIITKVLGFNLDRQSAKANLAYADIVVAGGLGLGSAENLQLVKNLARAIGAEYGCSRPLVQKGWMPADRQVGQTGKTIRPKLYIAAGISGAIQHRVGVEGADLIVAINTDPNAPIFEFAHLGIVTDAIRFLPALTEAFTRRLSPHSHDKLAS; from the coding sequence GGCATCAAGAGGGAATTGCCTGAGCACTTTAGGGACTATCGGCACGTCTGGGTTTTCATCGAACTGGAACGCAGCGAGGTCCATCCCGTGTCCTTCGAACTGCTTGGCGAAGGCCGCAAGCTCGCCGACAAGCTAGGCATCCAGCTTGCGGGGATCGTGCTTGGACCGCCGGGTGACGCGACGCAGCATGCCGTTGCCGAGGCCTTCGCTTACGGCGCCGACCTTGTCTACCTCGTCGAGGCACCGTTGCTTGCCGACTATCGCAACGAGCCTTTCACTAAGGCGATGACGGATCTGGTCAATACCCACAAGCCGGAAATCCTGCTTCTCGGTGCGACCACGCTCGGCAGGGATCTCGCTGGCTCAGTAGCGACGACCTTGCTGACAGGGCTCACTGCCGACTGTACCGAACTCGATGTAGATGTCGACGGTTCGCTCGCCGCGACCCGTCCGACTTTCGGGGGTTCCTTGCTGTGCACGATCTATACGCTCAACTACCGGCCGCAGATGGCCACGGTACGACCGAGGGTTATGGCCATGCCACCGCGGACGGACAAGCCGGTCGGGCGTGTCATCCGGCACAAGCTGTCAATGACCGAGGAAGAGATCATCACCAAAGTCCTTGGCTTCAACCTCGATCGCCAATCGGCAAAGGCAAATCTCGCCTACGCCGACATCGTGGTTGCCGGAGGCCTCGGTCTCGGCTCAGCGGAGAATTTGCAGCTTGTGAAGAATCTAGCGCGGGCAATCGGCGCCGAATATGGCTGTTCGCGCCCGTTGGTCCAGAAGGGCTGGATGCCTGCCGATCGGCAGGTTGGCCAAACGGGCAAGACCATCCGGCCAAAGCTTTACATAGCGGCCGGGATTTCCGGCGCCATTCAGCATCGGGTTGGCGTGGAGGGGGCTGATTTGATCGTAGCCATCAACACCGACCCGAACGCCCCGATCTTCGAATTTGCCCATCTCGGCATCGTCACCGACGCAATCCGTTTCCTGCCGGCATTGACGGAAGCTTTCACCCGGCGGCTGTCGCCGCACAGCCACGACAAGCTTGCGAGCTAA